The Cryomorphaceae bacterium 1068 genome includes a region encoding these proteins:
- a CDS encoding glycosyltransferase family 4 protein — protein MPPKILVISNYRSTVTVRPEAEIFIGLAKKGWKIDVMTYGDSPYVKNFLEAGVNVIDFHPEKKFDTKSIERIRKHLIDEKIDILQLYNSKASTNGIRAAKGLDVKVVLYRGYQGNLQWFDPSLYTKYYHPRVDKIICNSIGVEEEFRKQVLSIAKKKVVTINKGHRLEWYEDVKPADLSVYGVKPGSFVFTCVANTRPMKGVIYIMQALHHLPKGMDFYLLMVGNGLETEEYRKIADESGYGDRVIFTGFQPNALEIDKASDVFLLASIYGESITKSAIEAMSLGTTPLITDIPGNKYLIEHAHSGFMVPSKNPKALAEAMWAAYDKKDWTKKIGVLAKRRIAEKLNTDDTIEEMAEFYQDLVDTGGKNYHTKPGVL, from the coding sequence ATGCCTCCAAAGATTTTAGTCATCAGTAATTACCGTAGTACCGTTACCGTAAGGCCTGAAGCCGAAATTTTCATAGGACTAGCCAAGAAAGGTTGGAAGATAGATGTGATGACTTACGGGGATTCGCCCTATGTCAAGAACTTCTTAGAAGCAGGAGTTAATGTGATCGATTTTCATCCCGAAAAGAAATTCGACACAAAGTCCATCGAAAGAATCCGAAAACACCTCATTGACGAAAAAATTGATATTCTTCAACTCTACAATAGCAAAGCATCTACCAATGGTATTAGGGCAGCAAAGGGCCTTGATGTAAAAGTGGTTTTGTACCGCGGATACCAAGGAAATCTACAGTGGTTTGACCCCTCTCTGTATACTAAGTACTACCATCCGAGAGTCGATAAAATCATCTGCAATTCTATCGGTGTAGAAGAAGAGTTTAGAAAACAGGTGTTATCAATCGCCAAGAAAAAAGTGGTGACAATCAACAAGGGCCATCGACTGGAATGGTATGAGGATGTCAAACCCGCTGATCTGTCTGTATACGGTGTAAAGCCGGGAAGCTTTGTCTTTACGTGTGTCGCGAATACACGCCCGATGAAAGGGGTAATTTATATTATGCAGGCATTGCATCACTTGCCAAAGGGGATGGACTTTTACCTACTCATGGTCGGGAATGGTCTTGAAACGGAGGAATACCGAAAAATAGCCGATGAGAGTGGTTACGGCGACCGTGTCATTTTTACGGGTTTTCAGCCCAATGCATTGGAAATAGATAAAGCTAGCGATGTATTTCTGCTCGCCTCCATTTATGGCGAATCCATTACCAAATCGGCTATTGAAGCCATGTCACTTGGAACAACTCCTTTAATTACTGACATTCCCGGGAACAAGTATTTGATTGAACACGCTCATAGTGGATTTATGGTTCCTTCCAAAAATCCTAAAGCCCTTGCTGAAGCAATGTGGGCAGCATATGACAAAAAAGACTGGACGAAGAAAATCGGGGTCTTGGCTAAGCGCAGAATTGCGGAAAAACTAAACACCGATGACACCATTGAGGAAATGGCTGAATTTTACCAAGATTTGGTTGATACCGGTGGAAAGAATTACCACACCAAGCCAGGAGTACTTTAG
- a CDS encoding glycosyltransferase, which produces MPAKETIVLVGPAYPLRGGIAHFNESFAKSLIAEGYDVKIVSFFLQYPSLLFPGKTQTAEGDPPRDLQIFPLISSINPLSWKRSASVISKWKPAVVVIRFWIPFMGPALGSIARSLRKKGILVVGLVDNAIPHEARPADKVLSSYFFNNCDAFFTLSKSVADDINRLAPGKPVATSPHPLYDFFGEKVSRLSALKELNLDTDYRYILFFGFVRKYKGLDLLIEGFAKSGLKSQKVKLIVAGEFYDDSSTYFELAKSLNIEDSMVFRNEYIPENEVKNHFCASSIVAQTYRSATQSGVTQIAYHFERPMLVTDVGGLSEIVPHGKAGFVVEPHSDAIGESLARFFQEDLEKVFEENVAIEKQRFSWNHFKNEFLSFIQQIRN; this is translated from the coding sequence GTGCCAGCCAAGGAAACAATCGTGCTAGTAGGTCCTGCCTATCCACTAAGAGGCGGAATAGCCCACTTTAATGAGTCTTTTGCAAAATCATTAATTGCGGAAGGATATGACGTTAAAATCGTCAGTTTTTTCCTGCAATATCCTTCCCTTCTCTTTCCTGGAAAAACTCAAACCGCAGAAGGTGACCCGCCTCGCGATTTACAAATATTCCCTTTGATCAGCAGCATCAATCCACTTTCGTGGAAAAGGTCAGCCAGTGTAATATCCAAATGGAAGCCAGCCGTTGTCGTCATCCGTTTTTGGATTCCTTTTATGGGTCCTGCGCTTGGTTCAATTGCTCGCAGCTTGAGGAAGAAAGGTATTCTCGTGGTTGGTTTAGTCGATAATGCAATCCCGCATGAGGCACGTCCCGCTGACAAGGTATTATCGAGCTACTTCTTCAACAATTGCGATGCGTTCTTCACCCTATCCAAAAGTGTAGCAGATGACATTAATCGACTGGCACCCGGAAAACCAGTCGCTACGAGTCCGCACCCGCTCTACGATTTTTTCGGTGAGAAAGTCTCACGGCTTAGCGCCTTGAAAGAATTGAATCTAGATACTGACTATCGCTATATTCTGTTTTTCGGGTTCGTTAGGAAATACAAGGGACTCGATCTTCTGATAGAAGGATTTGCCAAGTCGGGTTTGAAAAGTCAAAAGGTCAAACTCATAGTTGCAGGAGAGTTTTACGATGATAGTTCAACTTATTTCGAGCTAGCAAAGTCTTTGAATATTGAGGACTCAATGGTTTTCAGAAACGAGTACATCCCTGAAAATGAGGTGAAAAATCACTTCTGCGCCTCGTCTATCGTCGCGCAAACTTATCGCTCGGCCACTCAAAGTGGTGTCACTCAAATCGCATATCACTTTGAACGTCCCATGCTGGTGACCGACGTTGGCGGACTTTCTGAGATTGTTCCCCATGGCAAAGCGGGATTCGTAGTCGAACCTCATTCAGATGCAATAGGCGAATCTTTGGCTCGTTTTTTTCAAGAAGACTTGGAGAAAGTGTTTGAAGAGAATGTCGCGATTGAAAAGCAGCGGTTTTCATGGAATCACTTCAAGAATGAGTTTTTATCTTTTATTCAGCAAATCAGGAACTAA
- a CDS encoding sodium:solute symporter encodes MSPTSIILLIAGYFLTLILIARITGKKADNDGFFVGNRNSPWYVVAFGMIGASLSGVTFISVPGWVGDSQFSYMQMVLGYVPGYFVIAFVLLPLYYRLQLTSIYTYLRDRFGRHAYKTGASYFLLSRIIGAAFRLYLVAMVLQLAVFDRIGMEVPFAVTVFITVFLIWLYTFRGGIKTIIWTDTLQTAFMLLAVGISVYSISTSLGLDAVGLVEKVGDSEYSRIFFFDDINDSRHFIKRFLAGMFITITMTGLDQDMMQKNLSCRNLRDAQKNMITFSLVLVVVNLVFLTLGALLFIYSQENGLAIPEQTDQLYPLLAVEGYLGPAVGILFVLGLIAAAYSSADSALTALTTSYSIDILEVDKLDEKTAKRKRQRVHIVMSLVLIAVILIFKVINNDSVIAQLFTAAGYTYGPLLGLYAFGLFTKLPVRDFEVPYIAVASPILSFLLDYNSAELFKGYEIGFEILLINGAITYFGLWMSSLRARNMDR; translated from the coding sequence ATGTCGCCAACTAGCATTATTCTTCTCATAGCGGGATATTTCCTCACCCTAATTCTTATTGCTAGAATCACAGGGAAGAAAGCAGATAACGACGGTTTCTTCGTTGGCAACCGCAATTCACCTTGGTATGTGGTGGCATTTGGAATGATCGGGGCATCATTGAGTGGTGTCACGTTTATCTCCGTGCCCGGTTGGGTAGGGGATTCTCAGTTTTCCTATATGCAAATGGTCTTGGGCTATGTCCCCGGATATTTTGTCATCGCTTTTGTGTTGTTGCCCCTTTACTACCGATTGCAGCTCACCAGTATCTACACTTATTTACGAGACCGGTTTGGCAGACATGCCTATAAGACCGGAGCTTCCTATTTCTTGCTTTCGCGAATAATCGGGGCAGCTTTTCGGCTTTACCTCGTAGCTATGGTATTGCAGCTGGCCGTATTCGACCGTATCGGTATGGAGGTACCTTTTGCTGTCACCGTTTTTATTACTGTATTTCTCATTTGGCTATACACCTTTCGCGGTGGGATCAAAACGATTATCTGGACGGATACGCTGCAAACAGCTTTTATGCTTCTCGCGGTAGGAATCAGCGTGTACTCTATTTCAACTTCCTTGGGGCTCGATGCGGTAGGCTTGGTGGAGAAGGTAGGTGATAGCGAGTACAGCCGCATCTTCTTTTTCGACGATATCAATGACTCACGTCATTTCATCAAGAGATTCCTTGCAGGGATGTTTATCACTATAACCATGACAGGACTCGATCAGGATATGATGCAGAAGAATCTCAGCTGCCGAAACCTTCGAGATGCTCAGAAGAATATGATCACCTTCAGTTTGGTCTTAGTGGTAGTCAATTTGGTTTTTCTCACCCTGGGTGCATTGCTATTCATTTACAGCCAAGAGAACGGATTAGCGATTCCTGAACAAACCGATCAGCTATATCCCTTGCTGGCTGTAGAAGGTTACCTCGGCCCGGCAGTTGGAATCCTCTTTGTTCTAGGATTGATCGCAGCGGCCTACTCCAGCGCCGATTCAGCTTTGACTGCCCTCACTACATCTTACTCCATCGATATTCTGGAGGTGGACAAACTTGACGAGAAAACTGCCAAACGAAAACGACAGCGGGTTCATATCGTCATGTCACTCGTGCTGATTGCAGTCATCCTGATTTTCAAGGTGATCAATAATGACTCGGTCATTGCACAGCTTTTTACCGCAGCTGGTTACACCTATGGTCCACTCCTGGGACTATACGCTTTCGGGCTGTTTACTAAGCTTCCCGTCCGCGATTTCGAAGTGCCTTATATCGCGGTGGCATCTCCCATTTTATCTTTTCTTCTCGATTACAATTCCGCAGAACTTTTCAAAGGCTACGAAATCGGGTTTGAGATTCTCTTGATCAATGGGGCAATTACTTATTTTGGATTGTGGATGAGTAGTCTCCGTGCGCGAAATATGGATCGCTGA
- a CDS encoding TonB-dependent receptor — translation MRIFLTFTALLAVFSVFGQSGVIKGRVIDDLTNEPVPFSNVALQETTYGAVSDIDGNYEITGIEPGLYNVQASFVGFKTKTIFEVEVFASKPTVLDIPLEAGATNLEAVEITTEVFERNAESPVSLQQIGTNEIQRNPGGNRDISRALQILPGVASSLSFRNDIIIRGGAPNENRFFLDGIEVPVINHFATQGSSGGPVGILNVNFIQNVDFYSGAFPANRGNAMSAVLEFTQKDGNTEGLKGNFTLSATDVGLTLDGPLGDKTTFIASARRSYLQFLFGVIGLPFLPTYNDAQIKVKHRINEKNEITFIGLGALDQFELNESAAQDAETEEEKQEINYILNNLPVNNQWNYTVGANYKHFSNKGFQNVVLSRSHLNNRAEKYEQNVESPENLILNYESEEIENKFRIEHTQRTNGWRLNAGFNLEDVTYSNSTFNQISVDTTVQIVDFNSEINFQRFGFFGSINRSFLEDRLLLSFGLRTDWSNWSESMLNPIDQLSPRLSASYSITPELSVQANVGRYYQLPPYTVMGFRDNDGDLVNKENGVSYIQSDHLVAGLQYVFPSNTKVSVEGFYKIYDNYPFTLRDSINLANLGADFGVIGNEPVVSIGEGRSYGVEFLIQRKLYNGLFGIAALTLVRSEFTDKNGAFVPSAWDNRFILSLTAGKKFGKNWEVGTRVQVLGGPPFTPVDEETSSLIPVWDVNNRGIPDYDRLNEERAPVSYQVDVRIDKKYFFDKWSLNLYIDIENITNAVVELEPFIDVVRDGNDRPVVDPNDSSRYLLTTIPNTSGTLLPSIGVVVEF, via the coding sequence ATGAGGATCTTCCTAACCTTCACAGCCCTTTTAGCTGTGTTTTCTGTTTTCGGTCAGTCAGGAGTTATTAAAGGCCGAGTTATCGATGATCTCACCAATGAGCCCGTACCTTTTTCCAATGTGGCCCTCCAAGAAACCACCTATGGTGCAGTGTCAGATATCGATGGCAATTATGAAATCACAGGGATAGAACCTGGTCTTTACAACGTCCAAGCGAGTTTTGTGGGATTCAAGACCAAAACAATATTTGAAGTAGAAGTTTTTGCTTCCAAACCTACGGTGTTGGACATACCGCTTGAGGCAGGTGCAACCAATCTGGAAGCAGTAGAGATAACAACCGAAGTTTTTGAGAGAAACGCTGAAAGCCCCGTTTCTCTGCAACAAATCGGAACCAATGAGATTCAACGTAATCCGGGAGGGAACAGAGATATTTCGCGTGCGCTCCAGATTTTGCCGGGTGTAGCTTCGTCACTTTCGTTCAGGAATGACATCATCATCAGGGGAGGAGCCCCCAATGAGAACCGATTTTTTCTGGATGGTATCGAGGTGCCCGTAATTAACCATTTCGCAACTCAAGGTTCATCAGGAGGTCCTGTTGGTATTTTGAACGTGAACTTCATCCAAAACGTTGACTTCTATTCAGGGGCTTTTCCTGCGAATCGAGGAAATGCCATGAGCGCAGTTTTAGAATTCACTCAAAAAGATGGGAATACTGAAGGCTTGAAAGGTAATTTCACCTTGAGTGCCACCGATGTGGGGCTTACACTTGATGGCCCATTGGGAGATAAGACGACATTCATCGCCTCAGCGAGGCGCTCGTATCTGCAATTTCTTTTTGGAGTGATCGGATTACCATTTTTACCGACTTACAATGATGCCCAGATCAAGGTGAAACATCGTATTAATGAAAAGAATGAAATTACCTTCATCGGTCTTGGAGCTTTAGATCAATTTGAGCTCAATGAAAGTGCTGCTCAGGACGCTGAAACAGAAGAAGAGAAGCAGGAGATCAATTATATTCTCAATAATCTTCCCGTAAATAATCAGTGGAATTACACTGTAGGAGCGAACTACAAGCACTTTTCTAATAAAGGTTTTCAAAACGTGGTTTTGAGTCGGAGTCACCTTAATAACCGCGCTGAGAAGTACGAGCAGAATGTTGAATCGCCCGAAAATCTTATTCTGAATTACGAATCAGAAGAAATTGAAAATAAGTTCAGGATTGAGCATACGCAAAGAACAAATGGGTGGCGATTAAATGCGGGATTCAACCTTGAGGACGTGACCTATTCCAATAGCACGTTTAATCAAATAAGTGTAGATACAACGGTACAAATAGTCGATTTTAACTCTGAGATCAACTTTCAGAGATTTGGGTTTTTTGGATCGATTAACCGAAGCTTTCTAGAGGACCGTCTGCTACTGTCCTTTGGTTTGAGAACAGATTGGAGCAATTGGTCAGAGAGTATGTTAAATCCTATCGATCAACTGTCCCCTCGACTATCTGCTTCATATTCCATCACCCCTGAGCTTTCAGTTCAGGCAAATGTGGGGCGTTACTACCAACTTCCTCCATACACCGTTATGGGCTTTCGCGACAATGATGGTGATTTGGTCAATAAAGAAAACGGTGTCTCTTACATTCAGAGTGATCACTTGGTGGCAGGTTTGCAGTATGTTTTTCCGAGCAACACGAAAGTATCCGTCGAAGGATTCTACAAGATTTATGACAATTATCCTTTCACCCTTCGCGACAGCATTAATTTGGCAAATCTGGGCGCCGACTTTGGCGTGATCGGAAATGAGCCCGTTGTTTCTATTGGTGAAGGTCGTTCTTATGGAGTGGAATTCTTGATTCAGCGAAAGCTTTACAATGGTCTTTTTGGAATAGCTGCTTTGACTTTAGTGCGAAGTGAATTCACTGATAAGAATGGAGCTTTTGTCCCTTCTGCTTGGGATAACCGGTTTATTCTAAGTCTTACGGCTGGTAAGAAATTCGGAAAGAACTGGGAAGTTGGAACACGCGTGCAAGTTCTTGGCGGTCCACCTTTTACTCCAGTTGACGAAGAGACTTCTTCGTTGATTCCTGTTTGGGATGTGAATAACAGAGGGATTCCCGATTACGATCGTTTGAACGAAGAGCGCGCCCCTGTGAGCTACCAGGTTGATGTTAGAATTGACAAGAAGTATTTCTTTGACAAATGGTCCTTGAATCTCTACATCGACATCGAAAACATTACGAACGCTGTGGTGGAGCTGGAGCCTTTTATTGACGTGGTACGCGATGGAAATGATCGACCCGTGGTCGATCCCAACGATTCCTCCAGATACCTTTTGACCACGATACCGAATACCAGCGGAACTCTTTTACCTAGTATTGGAGTTGTGGTTGAATTTTAA
- a CDS encoding FG-GAP-like repeat-containing protein — protein sequence MKKIYLSLLTIVFAGALNAQNSCAEALEIQAGIHTVDTVDGTEIPNPICAQNGNGADNGEWYKYQPTDTFNLEITTDLVQNSGGDTRFHVYTGDCNDLVCVAGDDDGGDVGNGYLSTDELVVYPENVYYIAFDDRWNPNGFDFELIEVVIVPPAPAVFSFTPEPLNLDGTLRGAVDMDGDFLDDVVSIETNAVNIALQSDFGLLMASLPSVPALYSPSWSMAAGDVDGNGWNDLVYGAGSGASIMFRADDGASFDEQVTSDFYLFSQRSNMVDINNDGNLDVFVCHDVEPNTYFLNQGDGTMDFIQGGLGDDDLGGNYGSIWTDYDNDGDIDMFIAKCRGGENVIKINEMHRNNGDGTYTEVGEEIGLADPVQTWSSAWGDYDNDGDMDVFVGASSFSDGSHKMMVNNGDGTFSDMTAGTGLEALAGTSIEWVTHDFDNDGYLDIMGGGGNILQNNGDMTFTETEIEFFNGPVGDLNNDGFLDVISNGQIQFNDGNDNNYLVVNTIGTESNLNGIGARITVYTESFSQIREIRSGDGFRYMSSLNAYFGLGQDSEIDSVVVSWPSGIVDVIEGPAINTSLTVTEGANPLSIESEIQSTLKVYPNPAINELFIEASENLIGSRVDIFDVQGKRVQSGILNANRIDVSSLETGNYILQIVFGEVAVESKFYKK from the coding sequence ATGAAGAAAATTTACCTTTCACTTTTAACCATTGTATTTGCGGGCGCTCTGAATGCCCAAAACTCATGTGCGGAAGCACTCGAAATCCAAGCTGGAATCCACACCGTGGATACGGTTGATGGTACGGAAATTCCTAACCCAATTTGTGCTCAAAATGGAAATGGTGCAGATAATGGTGAATGGTATAAATACCAACCCACCGATACTTTTAATTTAGAGATTACCACTGACCTTGTGCAGAACTCAGGTGGGGATACTCGATTTCATGTTTACACGGGCGATTGTAATGATTTAGTTTGTGTAGCTGGTGATGATGACGGTGGTGATGTTGGCAACGGATACTTGTCTACTGATGAATTGGTAGTGTACCCTGAAAATGTCTACTACATCGCTTTTGATGATAGATGGAATCCCAATGGATTTGATTTTGAGCTGATAGAGGTAGTTATCGTTCCTCCTGCACCTGCAGTTTTCTCATTCACTCCTGAACCACTAAACTTAGATGGAACCCTAAGAGGAGCGGTAGACATGGACGGCGATTTTCTTGATGATGTAGTTTCAATAGAGACGAATGCAGTCAACATTGCGCTTCAATCTGACTTTGGATTACTAATGGCCTCTCTACCTTCAGTTCCTGCTTTGTATTCTCCAAGCTGGAGCATGGCTGCAGGTGATGTTGATGGAAATGGTTGGAACGACTTAGTTTACGGAGCAGGTTCCGGTGCAAGTATTATGTTTCGTGCGGATGACGGTGCTTCTTTTGATGAGCAAGTCACAAGCGATTTTTACCTGTTTTCTCAAAGGTCCAACATGGTCGATATAAACAATGATGGAAATCTCGATGTCTTTGTTTGCCACGATGTAGAACCAAATACTTATTTCCTTAATCAAGGAGATGGCACAATGGATTTTATCCAAGGTGGTCTTGGAGATGACGACCTAGGTGGAAACTATGGTTCGATTTGGACCGACTACGACAATGATGGAGACATCGACATGTTCATTGCCAAATGCCGTGGTGGTGAAAACGTGATTAAAATTAATGAGATGCACCGCAACAATGGTGACGGAACCTACACTGAAGTAGGAGAAGAAATCGGTCTTGCCGACCCTGTTCAAACTTGGTCATCAGCTTGGGGGGATTACGACAATGACGGTGATATGGATGTATTCGTTGGAGCGAGCTCTTTTTCTGATGGTTCGCATAAAATGATGGTTAACAACGGAGATGGAACTTTTTCTGATATGACGGCAGGAACAGGTTTGGAAGCTTTGGCTGGAACGAGCATCGAATGGGTTACTCATGACTTTGACAATGACGGTTACCTTGATATTATGGGAGGTGGCGGAAACATCCTGCAGAACAATGGTGATATGACCTTCACTGAGACTGAGATTGAATTTTTCAACGGTCCCGTGGGTGATCTTAATAACGATGGGTTCCTTGATGTAATTTCAAACGGACAGATTCAATTCAATGATGGTAACGATAATAATTACTTAGTAGTTAACACCATAGGTACGGAGAGTAATCTCAATGGAATCGGAGCTCGAATCACTGTTTATACGGAGTCATTTAGCCAAATTCGCGAAATCAGAAGTGGAGATGGATTCCGATACATGAGCTCGCTGAACGCATATTTTGGTTTGGGACAGGATTCTGAAATTGACAGTGTTGTGGTTAGCTGGCCTTCAGGAATTGTTGATGTGATTGAAGGGCCTGCCATAAACACTTCTCTTACAGTCACAGAAGGTGCGAATCCACTTTCTATCGAAAGCGAAATCCAGTCAACTCTTAAGGTGTATCCTAATCCTGCAATCAATGAACTATTTATAGAAGCATCTGAAAACCTAATCGGTAGCAGAGTAGACATCTTTGATGTACAAGGAAAGAGAGTTCAATCTGGAATTTTAAACGCGAATAGAATCGACGTTTCAAGCTTGGAAACGGGAAATTACATTCTTCAAATTGTATTTGGAGAGGTAGCTGTTGAATCTAAGTTCTACAAGAAATAA
- a CDS encoding S8 family serine peptidase — protein MVLNRWFPVGVLFCLVSTAFSQVGENRYLVYFEDKEGTPFSVYEPEAFLSERAITRRIDQNIPITEEDLPVNPEYIDQVRELGDLEVIYSLKWFNAILIETDDQDVIDAILDLEMVVGTQISPVLRNDQSLEIETDESISSPKNNYAYGPSFNQINMINGIPLHEAGYTGEGVWIGVFDGGYSFAQQDLSLQNLVNSDRILGTKNFVDGNDDVYQRSTHGSYVLSAMAGYLDDSLIGTAPDASYLLCITEDVPVERRIEEVNWAAAAEYADSIGIDVINTSLGYTLFDLEDEDHSYETLDGNTTLITRASNIAASKGILVVTSAGNSGNSPWYYIGAPADGDHVLAVGAVRPDETVASLSSRGPRVDGAVKPNVMAQGIATVVGNLGDGIRTANGTSFSSPVMAGMAASLWQAVPQATAEELFDAIEQSASLYLNPNDSLGYGIPDFEFALSLLQTLTSFRNTELGGNDLGLYPNPRADDEMLNVLVPEEYGAQITLEVYDITGKRLFSQRLSVFGGRTKVESIPVFTSGIYLVTARGERGQKATSKLIIQ, from the coding sequence ATGGTGTTGAATAGATGGTTTCCGGTTGGAGTTTTATTTTGTCTTGTTTCTACTGCTTTTTCTCAGGTAGGTGAAAACAGATACTTGGTTTATTTTGAGGATAAGGAAGGTACACCCTTCTCTGTATATGAGCCCGAAGCTTTTTTATCTGAACGAGCAATCACTCGAAGGATAGATCAGAATATTCCCATCACAGAGGAAGACCTTCCTGTGAATCCCGAATACATCGATCAAGTAAGAGAATTGGGAGACTTGGAGGTGATATACTCGCTGAAGTGGTTCAATGCCATCCTTATTGAGACGGACGATCAGGATGTGATCGATGCCATTCTGGACTTAGAAATGGTAGTTGGTACTCAAATAAGTCCTGTTCTACGAAATGATCAGTCGCTTGAAATCGAAACAGACGAATCCATTTCCTCCCCTAAGAATAACTATGCTTACGGCCCTTCGTTTAATCAAATCAACATGATCAATGGGATTCCCTTGCACGAGGCGGGTTACACCGGCGAAGGAGTTTGGATTGGAGTTTTTGATGGTGGCTACTCTTTCGCTCAGCAAGACCTATCACTCCAAAATCTTGTGAATAGCGATCGCATTCTGGGTACGAAGAATTTCGTTGATGGAAATGATGATGTTTATCAACGAAGCACTCATGGCTCTTACGTATTATCTGCAATGGCAGGCTATCTAGACGACAGTCTGATTGGTACGGCGCCTGATGCATCTTACTTATTATGCATTACCGAAGACGTTCCGGTAGAACGGAGAATCGAAGAGGTCAATTGGGCAGCTGCCGCCGAATATGCTGATAGTATTGGTATCGACGTGATCAATACCAGCCTTGGTTACACATTATTTGATTTGGAAGATGAAGACCACTCTTACGAGACCTTGGATGGAAACACTACGTTAATTACTCGTGCATCAAATATTGCTGCGAGTAAAGGAATTTTGGTTGTGACCTCTGCCGGAAATTCAGGAAACTCACCATGGTACTACATAGGTGCGCCTGCTGATGGAGATCACGTATTGGCTGTAGGTGCCGTCAGACCTGATGAAACTGTTGCTTCGTTGAGTTCAAGAGGACCACGGGTTGATGGCGCAGTAAAGCCAAATGTTATGGCACAAGGAATAGCAACGGTCGTGGGCAATCTGGGCGACGGAATAAGAACAGCGAACGGTACTTCTTTTTCTTCACCCGTAATGGCCGGAATGGCAGCAAGCCTCTGGCAAGCAGTACCCCAAGCTACCGCAGAAGAACTGTTTGATGCCATTGAGCAAAGTGCTAGCCTGTACCTGAATCCCAATGACAGTCTCGGTTACGGAATTCCTGATTTTGAATTTGCACTTTCCCTCTTACAGACTCTAACGAGCTTCCGCAATACCGAGTTGGGTGGTAATGACCTTGGTCTTTACCCAAACCCCAGAGCTGATGATGAGATGCTCAATGTTTTAGTGCCCGAAGAATACGGCGCACAGATCACTTTAGAAGTATATGACATTACCGGAAAACGCTTGTTCAGCCAAAGACTTTCCGTTTTTGGTGGGCGAACTAAAGTCGAGTCAATACCTGTTTTTACAAGTGGAATTTATCTGGTCACCGCCCGAGGTGAAAGAGGACAGAAGGCCACCTCAAAGCTGATTATTCAGTAA